One Dioscorea cayenensis subsp. rotundata cultivar TDr96_F1 chromosome 17, TDr96_F1_v2_PseudoChromosome.rev07_lg8_w22 25.fasta, whole genome shotgun sequence DNA window includes the following coding sequences:
- the LOC120280916 gene encoding LOW QUALITY PROTEIN: pentatricopeptide repeat-containing protein DOT4, chloroplastic (The sequence of the model RefSeq protein was modified relative to this genomic sequence to represent the inferred CDS: deleted 5 bases in 3 codons) has protein sequence MAAALQALASNSSLPWFPSSSLQKPLFFHPLRSLRPSPTSLSTSRSSKTIARSFTLLAEKLTNDINADIQMLCKTGNLKQAMDSISRMDCELSNLELETYCAVLELCAELGSLADGRKVHAILSSSETEIDSVLSSKLAFMYLKCGDLIQGRRFIEGLQSKDHPFLWNLLMYEYARNGDCEASVDVFKRMWRVGIRANSHTFSCIFEVFADLKRVREGEKVHGFLLKLGFDAHNAVGNALVSLYSKCGSIESAVLMFDEMPDKDIISWNSIVNGCVLNGVAEMAVELFAKMWFEGIRMDLATLVSVLPALAEKGWLWPGTVVHGYSIKCGFERRSHFVILLLNMYCKCGMLESAERVFERMGEKSVVSWTSMISGYTRDGRFDEAIELFGKMEAEGTQPDLYAITTVLHACACHSAIEHGKSVHDYVSRNGLESNLFVANALMDMYAKCGNMEDARSVFDRTINKDIVSWNTLIAGYSKSSFPNEALVLFGEMRHKMKPNCVTMACILSACGSISSLERGREIHGHILRSGSLLDGHVANALVDMYAKCGALGLARHLFDRMVMKDLISWTVMIAGYGMHGCGKEAIAIFNEMKQEGIPPDEVSFIAILYACSHSGLTDEGLRFFNIMRHEYKIEPTLEHYACIVDLFSRAGQLTKAYKFIESMPIKPDSTVWGALLCGCRIHRDVKLAERVAEHVFDLEPENTGYYILLANIYAEAEKWESVKKLRKRISGRCLKKNPGCSWIEIKSRVQIFVSGDKSHPHSKKIELFLKRVQRRMKDEGHFPKKMYALMNADDSKKEEALCGHSEKLAIAYGILNSSKGKPIRVTKNLRVCGDCHEVAKFISKITAREIILRDSNRFHHFKEGRCSCRSYW, from the exons ATGGCTGCGGCGCTACAAGCTCTAGCTTCGAACTCTTCGCTTCCATGGTTCCCGTCCTCTTCCCTTCAAAAGCCGCTGTTTTTCCATCCTCTGCGCTCTCTCAGACCATCTCCAACCTCTCTCTCGACCTCCAGATCCTCAAAAACCATCGCAAGAAGCTTCACTTTGCTTGCCGAGAAGCTAACCAACGATATCAACGCTGACATTCAAATGCTATGCAAGACGGGCAATCTAAAACAAGCAATGGATTCGATTTCTCGTATGGATTGCGAGCTCTCCAACCTCGAGCTGGAGACTTACTGCGCCGTCCTGGAGCTCTGCGCCGAGCTCGGATCTCTAGCCGATGGTCGCAAGGTCCATGCGATCTTATCCTCTTCGGAAACCGAGATAGACTCCGTTCTGAGCTCAAAGCTCGCCTTCATGTACCTTAAATGTGGGGACTTGATACAAGGGAGGAGGTTCATTGAAGGTCTCCAATCGAAAGATCATCCTTTTCTTTGGAATCTATTGATGTATGAGTATGCGAGGAATGGAGATTGTGAAGCAAGTGTTGATGTTTTT AAAAGAATGTGGCGTGTGGGAATTAGAGCCAATTCACAcactttttcttgcatttttgaA GTTTTTGCCGATTTGAAACGGGTTCGTGAGGGAGAGAAGGTCCATGGATTCCTTCTAAAGCTTGGATTTGATGCCCATAATGCTGTTGGAAATGCCCTTGTTTCTTTGTACTCAAAGTGTGGCAGCATTGAGAGTGCAGTtcttatgtttgatgaaatgcctgatAAGGATATTATATCTTGGAACTCAATTGTCAATGGGTGTGTATTGAATGGTGTTGCAGAAATGGCAGTAGAGTTGTTTGCTAAGATGTGGTTTGAGGGGATTCGGATGGATTTGGCCACTCTAGTGAGTGTCCTTCCGGCTTTAGCTGAAAAGGGTTGGCTTTGGCCGGGCACTGTGGTACATGGGTATTCGATCAAATGTGGTTTT GAAAGAAGATCACACTTTGTAATTCTTTTGTTGAACATGTACTGTAAATGTGGGATGTTGGAAAGTGCAGAGAGAGTGTTTGAGAGAATGGGTGAAAAGAGTGTTGTGTCATGGACTTCGATGATCTCGGGTTATACTAGAGATGGTAGATTTGATGAAGCAATTGAGTTGTTTGGGAAAATGGAAGCAGAAGGAACACAACCAGATTTATATGCTATTACAACTGTGCTTCATGCTTGTGCATGTCATTCTGCCATAGAGCATGGTAAGTCTGTCCATGATTATGTCTCACGGAATGGATTAGAGTCAAACTTGTTTGTCGCCAATGCACTCATGGATATGTATGCAAAATGTGGAAATATGGAAGATGCTAGGTCTGTTTTTGATCGTACCATCAACAAGGACATTGTCTCTTGGAATACATTGATTGCAGGTTATTCAAAGAGCTCTTTCCCGAATGAAGCTCTTGTATTGTTCGGTGAGATGCGTCATAAGATGAAACCTAATTGTGTCACCATGGCTTGCATACTTTCTGCCTGTGGTAGTATTTCGTCATTGGAGAGGGGCAGAGAGATCCATGGCCACATATTAAGGTCAGGGTCTCTCTTGGATGGTCATGTAGCAAATGCTCTTGTGGACATGTATGCAAAGTGCGGTGCACTAGGACTTGCTCGTCACCTTTTTGACCGAATGGTGATGAAGGATTTAATTTCATGGACAGTGATGATTGCGGGATATGGCATGCATGGCTGTGGCAAAGAAGCAATTGCTATCTTCAATGAGATGAAACAAGAAGGCATACCGCCAGATGAGGTCTctttcattgcaattctatatgctTGTAGCCATTCTGGATTAACAGATGAAGGATTAAGATTTTTCAATATTATGAGACATGAGTACAAAATAGAGCCTACATTAGAGCACTATGCATGTATAGTCGATCTTTTTAGTCGTGCAGGCCAATTAACTAAAGCGTACAAATTCATCGAATCAATGCCAATAAAACCTGATTCCACTGTTTGGGGTGCACTGCTGTGTGGCTGTAGAATCCATAGGGATGTGAAACTTGCTGAAAGAGTTGCTGAACATGTCTTTGACTTAGAACCAGAAAACACAGGGTACTATATACTTCTTGCAAACATATATGCAGAGGCAGAGAAATGGGAATCTGTGAAGAAATTAAGGAAGAGAATTTCTGGCCGTTGCCTGAAAAAGAATCCTGGGTGCAGTTGGATTGAAATCAAAAGCAGAGTTCAGATCTTTGTCTCGGGAGACAAATCACACCCACATTCAAAGAAAATAGAACTGTTTCTCAAACGTGTgcagagaaggatgaaagatgaagGGCACTTTCCGAAAAAAATGTACGCTTTGATGAACGCCGatgattcaaaaaaagaagaggCTCTTTGTGGGCACAGTGAAAAGCTAGCTATTGCTTATGGGATCCTGAATTCTTCAAAAGGGAAACCTATACGAGTTACAAAGAACCTGAGAGTCTGTGGTGATTGTCATGAGGTCGCAAAGTTCATTTCTAAAATAACTGCAAGAGAAATCATCTTGAGAGACTCAAATCGCTTCCACCATTTTAAGGAAGGCAGGTGTTCATGCAGAAGTTATTGGTGA
- the LOC120280915 gene encoding cellulose synthase A catalytic subunit 4 [UDP-forming]-like yields the protein MMESGVPLCSTCGEPVGFSSNGEVFVACHECNYPLCKPCFEDELKEGRGSCLRCGASYLVHDTTEDADHQELRKRVTMASHLQDSKDNGVHARNESSLSVAESEANSESGNPIWKNRVESWKEKKNKKSAAKKAKKEEQIPVEQQMEGKESLDDGQPLSRIVPLSPNKLTPYRAVIIMRLIILGLFFHYRITNPVDSAYALWLTSVICEIWFAVSWVLDQFPKWSPIMRETFIDRLSARYEKGEFCGLAPVDFFVSTVDPLKEPPLITANTVLSILSADYPVEKISCYVSDDGSAMLTFETLAETAEFARKWVPFCKKYAIEPRAPEFYFSQKIDYLKDKIQPSFVKERRAMKRDYEEYKVRINALVAKAQKTPDEGWTMQDGTSWPGNNPRDHPGMIQVFLGNSGAHDIEGNELPRLVYVSREKRPGYQHHKKAGAMNALVRVSAVLTNAPYILNLDCDHYVNNSKAVREAMCFMMDPQVGREVCYIQFPQRFDGIDRSDRYANRNTVFFDVNMKGLDGIQGPVYVGTGCVFNRQALYGYGPPSLPALPKASFCSWCCSCCCCCRSKKAPKDEKEVYRDSKRDDLNAAIFNLREIDNYDEYERSMLISQLSFEKTFGLSSVFIESTLMEYGGVAESANPSTLIKEAIHVISCGYEEKTEWGKEIGWIYGSVTEDILTGFKMHCRGWRSIYCMPLRPAFKGSAPINLSDRLHQVLRWALGSVEIFLSRHCPLWYGYGGGRLKWLQRLSYINTIVYPFTSLPLIAYCSLPAICLLTGKFIIPTLSNIASVWFLGLFISIILTSVLELRWSGVGIEEWWRNEQFWVIGGVSAHLFAVFQGFLKMLAGIDTNFTVTSKAADDGEFADLYIVKWTTLLIPPTTLIVVNLVGVVAGFSDALNSGYEAWGPLFGKVFFALWVILHLYPFLKGLMGRQNRTPTIVVLWSVLLASVFSLLWVKIDPFLSKTDSAVAQNCNSIDC from the exons GATAATGGAGTTCATGCGAGAAATGAAAGCAGCCTTTCTGTGGCTGAAAGTG AGGCAAATAGTGAATCGGGAAACCCAATATGGAAAAATAGAGTAGAAAgttggaaggagaagaagaataagaaaagtgCTGCAAAGAAGGCCAAGAAGGAAGAACAAATCCCAGTGGAACAACAAATGGAAGGCAAAGA GTCTTTAGATGATGGGCAACCACTTTCAAGAATTGTCCCACTCTCTCCCAATAAACTCACACCATATCGGGCTGTGATTATAATGAGATTGATAATTCTTGGGCTTTTCTTTCATTATAGAATAACCAATCCTGTTGATAGTGCTTATGCTCTATGGCTAACTTCAGTGATATGTGAGATTTGGTTTGCTGTCTCTTGGGTGTTGGATCAATTTCCCAAATGGTCGCCTATTATGAGAGAGACATTTATAGACAGGCTATCCGCAAG GTATGAAAAAGGTGAATTCTGTGGACTTGCTCCAGTAGACTTCTTTGTGAGTACTGTGGATCCGCTGAAAGAACCACCACTGATCACAGCTAATACTGTGCTATCGATTCTTTCGGCTGATTATCCTGTTGAGAAAATCTCTTGCTATGTATCTGATGATGGCTCTGCTATGCTTACATTTGAGACTCTTGCGGAAACTGCCGAGTTTGCAAGGAAGTGGGTCCCATTTTGCAAGAAGTATGCAATTGAACCACGAGCACCTGAGTTCTATTTCTCTCAGAAAATTGACTATTTGAAAGACAAAATACAGCCATCATTTGTAAAAGAACGCAGAGCAATGAAG AGAGATTATGAAGAGTACAAGGTGAGGATAAATGCTTTAGTTGCCAAGGCTCAGAAAACTCCGGATGAAGGCTGGACGATGCAAGATGGAACATCATGGCCCGGAAATAATCCACGTGACCACCCTGGCATGATTCAG GTTTTTCTTGGCAATAGTGGAGCTCATGACATTGAAGGCAATGAACTTCCTCGTCTTGTATATGTCTCCAGAGAAAAAAGACCTGGATACCAGCACCACAAAAAGGCTGGAGCGATGAATGCTCTg GTGCGAGTCTCAGCGGTTCTTACAAATGCTCCATACATTCTCAACCTGGATTGTGATCACTATGTCAACAACAGTAAAGCAGTTCGCGAAGCAATGTGCTTCATGATGGACCCTCAAGTAGGTAGAGAGGTGTGTTACATTCAGTTCCCTCAGAGATTTGACGGCATAGATCGCAGTGATCGATATGCTAATCGGAACACAGTCTTCTTCGAT GTTAACATGAAAGGCCTTGATGGAATTCAAGGACCAGTTTATGTGGGAACTGGTTGTGTCTTCAACAGGCAAGCATTATATGGATATGGTCCACCATCTTTGCCTGCACTTCCAAAGGCATCATTTTGCTCATGGTGTTGTtcctgctgctgctgttgtcgTTCAAAGAAAGCtccaaaagatgagaaagaagtTTACAGAGATTCCAAGAGGGATGATCTGAATGCAGCCATATTTAATCTCAGAGAAATTGACA aCTACGATGAATATGAGAGGTCAATGTTGATATCCCAGCTGAGTTTTGAGAAGACATTTGGTTTATCTTCAGTTTTCATTGAGTCCACTCTAATGGAGTATGGAGGAGTTGCAGAGTCTGCAAACCCAtctacattaataaaagaagctATTCATGTCATTAGCTGTGGGTACGAGGAGAAAACTGAATGGGGAAAAGAG ATTGGCTGGATTTATGGGTCAGTGACAGAAGACATTCTAACAGGATTCAAGATGCATTGCAGGGGATGGAGATCAATCTACTGCATGCCTTTGAGACCAGCCTTCAAAGGATCAGCTCCAATCAATCTTTCCGACCGTCTGCACCAAGTTCTTCGGTGGGCTCTCGGCTCTGTCGAGATCTTCCTCAGCCGCCATTGCCCTCTCTGGTATGGCTATGGTGGTGGTCGTCTCAAATGGCTACAAAGACTCTCCTACATTAACACCATCGTctatcccttcacttcactcccGCTCATTGCTTACTGCTCACTTCCCGCCATTTGCCTCCTCACCGGAAAATTCATCATCCCGACG CTTTCAAACATTGCAAGTGTGTGGTTTCTTGGCCTCTTTATCTCCATCATCCTGACAAGTGTTCTCGAGCTTCGTTGGAGTGGTGTCGGAATAGAAGAATGGTGGCGTAACGAGCAGTTCTGGGTCATTGGAGGAGTCTCGGCCCATCTCTTTGCAGTTTTCCAAGGGTTCCTGAAGATGCTTGCAGGCATTGACACCAACTTCACTGTGACATCTAAGGCTGCAGATGACGGGGAATTCGCTGACCTCTATATTGTCAAGTGGACTACGCTATTGATACCTCCGACGACCCTCATCGTTGTTAATCTCGTTGGTGTCGTTGCCGGGTTCTCTGATGCATTGAACAGTGGGTATGAAGCTTGGGGGCCATTGTTCGGGAAGGTGTTCTTTGCACTGTGGGTGATACTTCATCTGTATCCATTCCTCAAGGGTCTCATGGGAAGGCAGAACCGAACTCCCACCATTGTTGTGCTCTGGTCTGTGCTTTTGGCCTCTGTTTTCTCTCTTCTGTGGGTGAAGATCGATCCATTCTTGAGCAAGACAGACAGTGCAGTTGCTCAGAACTGCAATTCCATTGACTGCTGA